The Syngnathus typhle isolate RoL2023-S1 ecotype Sweden linkage group LG3, RoL_Styp_1.0, whole genome shotgun sequence genome window below encodes:
- the rnf11a gene encoding RING finger protein 11a codes for MGNCLFSQGADDLSLLNESEVGSLPGEPPPPYQECQQPVPAYHPTLGERRLASQLSEEEQVRIAQRIGLIHHLPGGMFDPGSDPSDRKVKECVICMVDFDYGDPIRFLPCLHIYHLDCIDAWLMRSFTCPSCMEPVDAALLATYEAN; via the exons ATGGGGAACTGCCTGTTTTCTCAAGGAGCGGATGATCTGTCTCTGCTGAACGAGTCGGAGGTGGGCAGCCTACCCGGAGAGCCACCGCCGCCTTACCAG GAGTGCCAGCAGCCCGTGCCCGCGTACCATCCCACCCTGGGAGAGAGGCGCTTAGCCAGTCAGCTGAGTGAGGAGGAGCAGGTGCGCATCGCCCAGCGCATCGGGCTCATCCATCACCTGCCGGGAGGCATGTTTGACCCAGGCTCTGATCCTTCTGACCGCAAAGTGAAAGA GTGTGTGATTTGCATGGTAGACTTTGACTACGGCGACCCCATCCGGTTCCTTCCGTGCCTGCACATCTACCACTTGGACTGCATCGACGCCTGGCTCATGCGCTCCTTCACCTGTCCGTCCTGCATGGAGCCTGTCGACGCCGCGCTGCTCGCCACCTATGAAGCCaactaa
- the LOC133150939 gene encoding HMG box-containing protein 4-like — MRVSFPDSSLFTPSIGSPSNDLFNIPTTLSEFGTTYLCTTADDRELDPELQDQFQEKRIVILELVSSVMEFLNDKPNEVDCWPHPSMTAPSSPTSITTKPALSLAVAGPSSDRPPASMRRPVGSLWGEMESQNPACCDPANAAAHLHLLGEALDLIGHILKGTKKSVCVSTSLFLLLDSLLCGLAPLMCLTSHIPELHQCQDNVLDSTLENIAYIMPGF; from the exons ATGCGTGTCAGTTTTCCCGACTCAAGTCTCTTCACGCCCTCAATTGGGTCTCCATCCAATGATTTGTTCAACATTCCCACCACGTTGTCCGAGTTTGGGACTACCTACCTTT gCACAACGGCGGACGACCGTGAACTTGACCCAGAGCTTCAAGACCAGTTCCAGGAGAAAAGAATTGTCATTCTG GAACTTGTAAGTTCTGTTATGGAGTTTCTCAATGACAAGCCCAACGAGGTGGACTGCTGGCCTCACCCCTCCATGACCGCTCCTAGTTCACCGACATCCATCACCACCAAGCCCGCGTTGAGTCTGGCTGTGGCCGGGCCCTCGAGTGACAGACCTCCTGCGTCAATGCGCAGACCCGTGGGATCGCTATGGGGCGAGATGGAATCCCAGAACCCTGCCTGCTGTGATCCAGCGAATGCCGCTGCACACCTACACCTGCTCGGAGAAGCCTTGGACCTGATTGGTCACATTCTTAAGGGGACAAAG AAatcagtgtgtgtgtccacAAGCTTGTTTCTACTCTTGGACTCTCTGCTGTGTGGCCTTGCTCCATTGATGTGCCTCACCTCACATATACCAGAGCTGCATCAGTGCCAAGACAACGTGCTG gATTCCACTCTGGAAAACATTGCCTACATCATGCCAGGTTTTTGA